The proteins below are encoded in one region of Pseudonocardia sp. DSM 110487:
- a CDS encoding DEAD/DEAH box helicase yields MPTAAKATIGAVRDFAKRATALLSAPQALRDSARQQIEILNGDQVVARLREMPLAALKEVAGRGVRLGALEQYGFRTVADILNTPDHRLQQVPGVGATTVQEVRRTARTVAVRVHGDVRFRFDPDRRDPAQTQLLATLAATRAADAAATTLHGPLQAFRMQVAPLIEDADRAGSRWKMAFSRRSKKDAALDALARLDAILADPQVRALQQTVHAREQAVDPRSYEPPQLWRDYLSDAASVNAVLSTVGGAAEDEEAAGGFVPDELRQRISAVPLDTSKLTSTLRGYQVFGAQYAIHQERSILGDEMGLGKTIQALAVLAHLAAKGQRRFLVVCPASVQINWLNETAKHSELAAHSLHGADRDGAGRRWLREGGVAVTTFGTLARLPDEVREADVAMLVVDEAHFVKNPDTTRSRVVRDAVQRSQRTLFLTGTPMENRVEEFRTLVGYLQPRVARNVNATDAVAGAKAFRRAVAPVYLRRNQVDVLTELPDRIETESWVQLGTAEEAAYEAAVSKRNLMAMRQAPFGAKLERLVELVEEAAEDGMKVVVFSYFLGTLERIHEKLGDAVVGTITGAVPPPIRQRIVDEFTARSGHAVLLGQIEAGGVGINIQAASVVILTEPQWKPSTEEQAIARAHRMGQVRTVQVHRLLAKDCIDERICEIQQGKRLLFDEFARKSEAKDADRRAVDTSDHRPEVLDDESVPVGQRVLAAERHRLGLDGTPGQ; encoded by the coding sequence ATGCCGACAGCTGCCAAGGCCACGATCGGCGCCGTCCGCGACTTCGCCAAACGCGCCACGGCCCTGCTCAGCGCACCGCAGGCCCTCCGCGACAGCGCCCGCCAGCAGATCGAGATCCTCAACGGCGACCAGGTCGTTGCGCGGCTGCGTGAGATGCCGCTCGCGGCGTTGAAGGAGGTCGCTGGGCGGGGCGTGCGGCTCGGGGCGCTGGAGCAGTACGGCTTCCGGACCGTCGCCGACATCCTGAACACGCCCGACCATCGGCTTCAGCAGGTGCCTGGGGTCGGGGCGACGACGGTGCAGGAGGTCAGGCGGACCGCGCGCACGGTCGCGGTGCGGGTGCACGGCGACGTCCGGTTCCGCTTCGACCCCGACCGTCGCGACCCCGCCCAGACCCAGCTGCTCGCCACCCTCGCCGCGACGCGGGCCGCCGACGCCGCCGCGACGACGCTGCACGGGCCACTCCAGGCGTTCCGCATGCAGGTCGCGCCTCTGATCGAGGACGCGGACCGTGCCGGGTCGCGCTGGAAGATGGCCTTCTCCCGCCGGTCCAAGAAGGACGCGGCGCTCGACGCGCTCGCCCGGCTGGACGCGATCCTCGCCGACCCGCAGGTCCGCGCACTGCAGCAAACCGTGCACGCCCGCGAGCAGGCCGTCGACCCGCGCAGCTACGAGCCGCCGCAGCTCTGGCGGGACTACCTGTCCGATGCGGCGTCAGTCAACGCCGTTCTCTCGACGGTCGGTGGCGCGGCGGAGGATGAGGAGGCGGCGGGCGGGTTCGTCCCGGACGAGCTGCGGCAGCGGATCAGCGCCGTCCCGCTGGACACGTCGAAGCTGACCTCCACGCTGCGCGGCTACCAGGTCTTCGGTGCGCAGTACGCGATCCACCAGGAGCGCTCGATCCTCGGAGACGAGATGGGCCTCGGGAAGACGATCCAGGCGCTCGCCGTGCTCGCCCACCTCGCGGCGAAGGGGCAGCGGCGGTTTCTCGTCGTCTGCCCGGCCAGCGTGCAGATCAATTGGCTGAACGAGACCGCCAAGCACAGCGAGCTGGCCGCGCACAGCCTGCACGGCGCCGACCGCGACGGGGCCGGTCGCCGGTGGCTGCGCGAGGGTGGGGTGGCCGTCACGACCTTCGGCACGCTGGCACGGCTGCCGGACGAGGTTCGCGAGGCCGATGTCGCGATGCTCGTCGTCGACGAGGCGCACTTCGTGAAGAACCCGGACACGACTCGGTCGCGGGTGGTGCGGGACGCCGTGCAGCGGTCCCAGCGGACGCTCTTCCTCACCGGTACGCCGATGGAGAACCGCGTGGAGGAGTTCCGGACGCTCGTCGGGTACCTGCAGCCGCGGGTTGCGCGGAACGTGAACGCGACAGACGCGGTTGCCGGCGCCAAGGCGTTCCGCCGGGCCGTGGCTCCGGTCTACTTGCGGCGCAACCAGGTCGACGTGCTCACCGAACTGCCCGACCGGATCGAGACCGAGTCCTGGGTGCAGCTCGGCACCGCCGAGGAGGCGGCGTACGAGGCGGCGGTGTCGAAGCGGAACCTGATGGCGATGCGGCAGGCGCCGTTCGGGGCGAAGCTCGAACGGCTGGTGGAGCTTGTCGAGGAGGCCGCCGAGGACGGGATGAAAGTCGTGGTCTTCTCCTACTTCCTCGGCACGCTCGAGCGGATCCACGAGAAGCTCGGGGACGCGGTGGTCGGGACGATCACCGGTGCCGTGCCGCCGCCGATTCGCCAGCGGATCGTCGACGAGTTCACGGCGCGGTCCGGGCACGCCGTGCTGCTCGGGCAGATCGAGGCCGGTGGGGTCGGGATCAACATTCAGGCGGCGTCGGTCGTGATCCTCACCGAGCCGCAGTGGAAGCCCAGCACCGAGGAGCAGGCAATCGCGCGAGCGCACCGGATGGGGCAGGTGCGCACGGTGCAGGTGCACCGGCTGCTGGCCAAGGACTGCATCGACGAGCGGATCTGCGAGATCCAGCAGGGGAAGCGTCTGTTGTTCGACGAGTTCGCACGCAAGAGCGAGGCGAAGGACGCCGATCGGAGGGCGGTGGACACCTCCGACCACCGGCCTGAGGTGCTCGACGACGAGTCGGTGCCGGTGGGGCAGCGGGTACTGGCGGCGGAGCGGCACCGGCTCGGCCTCGACGGGACGCCCGGCCAGTGA
- a CDS encoding DUF3427 domain-containing protein, protein MTDPFPEGVYETLRTRRLDAALDRLVDLTPRFLPVENADQPHVLARHVAAAVERALINESDPDRRLELVNDLLDRVAAQDDQLAAAVQHLVVLTREAAPGVHRLEPPVTPLSSAALLTNAPEEPSLGAELRAELVSADRVDLLCAFIRWHGVRVLEQQLDVLHSRGVPFRVITTTYVGATEQRAVDALVRKFGAHVKISYETRTTRLHAKAWLFHRASGFDTAFVGSSNLSRSALLDGLEWNVRLSSVATPDLLRKFAGTFDSYWASPDFVDYDPDDPDDVERLRQALGRDRIATAGQFVSGLEVRPRSYQDAILEALETERTVHDRHRNLVVAATGTGKTVVAALDYARLRTSLPRHRLLFVAHRKEILEQSRRTYREVLADGAFGEVYVAGERPERWEHVFASVQSLAAYGVQRLPADHFDVVVVDEFHHAEAPTYRRLLEHLQPRELLGLTATPERADGIDVRQFFDGRSAYELRLWDALSADLLVPFHYFGVADDVDLQGIEWKRGAYDVSALDAVYTGNDARAAKVIRETRDKVTDVLAMRALGFCVSVAHARYMAEVFSRAGIPSLAVAGESRRDERAEALQRLRAGDVNCLFAVDLFNEGLDVPEVDTVLFLRPTQSATVFLQQLGRGLRRAPGKAVLTVLDFIGQHRREFRFDVRYRALTGSTRKRLEADLRHGFPFLPSGSQLILDPVARDIVLDNVRHQLRLSRRELVADVRSHGDLPLARYLDEAGRDLPDVYKQKGSWTALRREAGLPTAPAGPHDEALFRRVVMFAHVDDPERAAAYAQLANPAGPPYAALTERDQRLARMLFFLLWPDRGGHVSYQAGLDELRRHPAVCAEIRELVALGLDRARHVPHGLGEGVQHVPLQSHAHYRREEILAAFGWASFDRKAYGHAQGVAWAPDVRTDALLVNLRKTERDFSPTTMYRDFAISPELFHWESQNSTSVASEPGHRYLHHRERGTHIALFVREAPTDDLGSAPFLCLGLCDYVEHKGERPIAVTWRLRRRMPGETFRAASVVAS, encoded by the coding sequence GTGACCGATCCGTTTCCCGAAGGCGTGTACGAGACCCTGCGGACCCGGCGCCTCGACGCCGCCCTCGATCGGCTCGTGGACCTCACGCCGCGCTTCCTGCCGGTCGAGAACGCCGACCAGCCCCACGTGCTCGCCCGGCACGTGGCAGCCGCCGTGGAGCGGGCGCTGATCAACGAATCCGATCCGGACCGGCGGCTCGAGCTCGTCAACGACCTGCTGGATCGGGTTGCTGCCCAGGACGATCAGCTCGCCGCGGCGGTGCAGCACCTCGTGGTGCTCACCCGCGAGGCGGCGCCCGGAGTGCACCGGCTGGAGCCGCCGGTCACGCCGCTGTCGTCCGCCGCCCTGCTGACGAACGCTCCGGAGGAGCCGTCGTTGGGCGCGGAGCTGCGTGCGGAGCTCGTGTCGGCCGACCGTGTCGATCTGCTCTGCGCGTTCATCCGATGGCACGGTGTCCGAGTGCTGGAGCAGCAGCTCGACGTGCTGCACAGTCGTGGCGTGCCGTTTCGGGTGATCACCACGACGTACGTCGGGGCGACCGAGCAGCGGGCGGTGGACGCGCTGGTGCGGAAGTTCGGCGCGCACGTCAAGATCAGCTACGAGACGCGCACGACCCGGTTGCACGCCAAGGCGTGGCTCTTCCACCGCGCATCAGGCTTCGACACCGCGTTCGTCGGCAGCAGCAACCTCTCCCGGTCCGCCCTGCTGGACGGGCTGGAGTGGAACGTGCGGTTGTCGTCGGTGGCCACCCCGGACTTGCTGCGCAAGTTCGCGGGGACGTTCGACAGCTATTGGGCCAGCCCAGACTTCGTGGACTACGACCCGGACGACCCCGACGACGTCGAGCGGCTGCGGCAGGCGCTGGGTCGCGACCGCATCGCGACGGCGGGACAGTTCGTCTCCGGCCTCGAGGTTCGTCCGCGTTCGTATCAGGACGCGATCCTCGAGGCGCTCGAGACCGAACGGACCGTGCACGACCGGCACCGCAACCTCGTCGTCGCGGCCACCGGGACCGGCAAGACCGTCGTTGCGGCGCTGGACTACGCGCGGCTGCGCACGAGCCTGCCGCGCCACCGACTGCTGTTCGTGGCGCACCGCAAGGAGATCCTGGAGCAGTCTCGGCGCACCTACCGCGAGGTGCTGGCCGACGGTGCGTTCGGCGAGGTGTACGTCGCCGGAGAACGCCCGGAGCGCTGGGAGCACGTGTTCGCCAGCGTGCAGTCGCTCGCTGCGTACGGGGTACAGCGGCTGCCGGCGGACCACTTCGACGTCGTGGTCGTCGACGAGTTCCACCACGCGGAAGCCCCGACGTACCGGAGGCTGCTCGAGCACCTGCAGCCGCGGGAGCTGCTCGGGCTGACCGCAACGCCCGAGCGGGCCGACGGCATCGACGTGCGGCAGTTCTTCGACGGGCGCAGCGCCTACGAGCTGCGCCTCTGGGACGCCCTGAGCGCTGACCTCCTGGTCCCGTTCCACTACTTCGGCGTCGCAGACGACGTGGACCTGCAGGGCATCGAGTGGAAGCGCGGTGCATACGACGTCAGCGCGCTCGACGCGGTCTACACCGGAAACGACGCCCGGGCGGCCAAGGTCATCCGCGAGACGCGGGACAAGGTCACGGACGTGCTCGCCATGCGCGCTCTCGGCTTCTGCGTGTCGGTGGCGCACGCGCGGTACATGGCCGAGGTGTTCTCTCGCGCCGGGATCCCCAGCCTCGCCGTCGCCGGCGAATCCCGTCGTGACGAGCGGGCCGAGGCGCTGCAGCGGCTGCGCGCTGGGGACGTCAACTGCCTGTTCGCGGTCGACCTGTTCAACGAGGGCCTCGATGTCCCCGAGGTCGACACGGTGCTGTTCTTGCGTCCGACGCAGAGCGCGACGGTGTTCCTGCAGCAGCTCGGGCGCGGTCTGCGTCGCGCGCCGGGGAAGGCGGTCCTGACCGTCCTCGACTTCATCGGCCAGCACCGCCGCGAGTTCCGCTTCGACGTCCGGTACCGCGCGCTGACCGGCAGCACGCGCAAGCGGCTCGAGGCCGATCTCCGCCACGGGTTCCCGTTCCTCCCGTCCGGGTCCCAGCTGATCCTCGACCCCGTTGCGCGGGACATCGTTCTCGACAACGTGCGGCACCAGCTGCGGCTCTCCCGCCGCGAGCTCGTCGCCGACGTCCGTTCGCATGGTGACCTCCCGCTGGCGCGCTACCTCGATGAGGCAGGGCGTGATCTGCCGGACGTCTACAAGCAGAAGGGCTCGTGGACGGCGCTGCGTCGCGAGGCCGGGCTCCCGACGGCGCCGGCCGGGCCTCACGACGAGGCACTCTTCCGGCGAGTCGTGATGTTCGCTCACGTCGATGATCCCGAGCGGGCGGCGGCGTACGCCCAGCTCGCCAACCCGGCTGGTCCCCCCTACGCGGCATTGACCGAACGCGACCAGCGCCTCGCGCGGATGCTGTTCTTCCTGCTCTGGCCGGACCGCGGTGGACACGTCTCCTACCAAGCCGGCCTCGACGAGCTGCGCCGCCATCCGGCCGTCTGCGCCGAGATCCGGGAGCTGGTGGCGCTCGGGCTCGACCGGGCACGACACGTTCCGCACGGTCTCGGGGAAGGCGTGCAGCACGTGCCGCTGCAGAGCCACGCCCACTACCGGCGCGAGGAGATCTTGGCCGCGTTCGGCTGGGCGTCGTTCGACCGGAAGGCGTACGGGCACGCGCAGGGCGTGGCGTGGGCGCCGGACGTGCGCACGGACGCGCTGCTGGTGAATCTCCGCAAGACCGAGCGCGACTTCTCGCCCACGACGATGTACCGCGACTTCGCCATCAGCCCGGAGCTCTTCCACTGGGAGTCGCAGAACAGCACATCGGTCGCCTCGGAGCCGGGGCATCGGTACCTCCACCACCGCGAGCGGGGTACGCACATCGCGCTGTTCGTGCGCGAGGCGCCGACGGACGACCTCGGGTCCGCTCCGTTTCTGTGCCTCGGACTGTGCGACTACGTCGAGCACAAGGGTGAACGGCCCATCGCGGTGACGTGGCGGCTACGGCGGCGGATGCCGGGGGAGACGTTCCGGGCCGCGAGCGTGGTGGCGTCCTGA
- a CDS encoding AAA domain-containing protein translates to MHDGGNRWRLVVPTGGDTLRQERLTRDLYEALHGAGGITVGFETDKEAVESGHKGAGVTDVVLWAAAALPASPVLITLIKEWCAKDRHRTVNVVHGEHSITITGRPDAAQADGPRFPEPGERRHGRQGRMTRLIRRKALLIGNARYDDGRFPPLPSTQADIWALNQVLLHRNIGNFVSATTLADLTADEMRQAITEFLGGCAQDELAVLYVSGHGDRVSHMGGEFFFVATDTDFDRVADTGVGAGFVNELLEQSWASQKVVMIDCCQSGGFAVGLRTSDSQPRSVAKSGEESPLTSRGVFVLSSSRAGEPSYAAVASAEDLKPSDFTGELVEALRTGKVGKDGSGDVSMSDLFDYVNRRMRNRGARQVPVHSTLGVDDRIIIASCPLGSAPILAPLSHRPAAEPKPAAHSPDRQPSWAGLLDYYRDCLLADGTETPLMPVAARGTAYVCLGGSERLLSGEVDEDDCTALPAGAVPLVETAAAQDAELWAGYPAVVLTGPRGGQPWRHPKFAPLLVRRVEVADTGGEIRLQPYGPVHPHPRLAEIWLGEEEAAQLTETYQSSWYGGQHDRMAVEARNLLMHEFELPCVQELRPDNLDDHIDVRTPGHGARNVAVLFLAPRNNRATKKLIDDFGDIGRQAAHIRSTALSVLSPDPAERTQALAHTDPPPARPVTPLASNEAQNEVIFSAMTRRLTVATGPPGTGKSQLVANIVATAVANGQTVLVASTNNAAVDEVWERCEKLVPGSVVRTGSAGGKRDYTETEGAGLRALRAAPAPTHNGPTAVARVDTTRGQLQRIHQDFARVAAAERVLRQTGEAREMHAAALHMPVPELIRHLTDPDRVAHKARRLVRARVLGGLRRRWFLGSLGLPRYEGDLTQVCRALADFAAAESTWRAAHEHAGHDRDRELAAALASAQIHVQGTSRDLLESVVRTNARSGRQRILGLLSARDGDRSDWFAVKEVLGRGRGASTVPAVAGWAVTCHSARRFPPEPALFDLVIVDEASQCAIPHVLPLLFRSRRALIIGDAMQLPHIAEISPAKEAAIRRKTGLHADWLEKYRLAFRRHSAFHAAERSTGGTLLLDEHFRCHPTIAAVSNELFYDGGLTVLTDVRNRPSLPLRPISWSNVAGRAIRPRSGGSWVNEDEISRVDGIVESLVRRLPAEATIGVVTPFKGQSEALGHRLRRHDENRVRIGTVHTFQGGERDVMVFSLVAGTGMHKGAISWVDRQLNLWNVAITRARTHLIVVGDAGLWRARGGVAATLLEAAGGGGGSQAPQANGDGLLQRLYQTLSWQPGHTVALGEQVNGHPADAVVRNADGATLAVLLDRAPNQGTDAARHLRLMLRRRELLDGGDHGSAALRYPAWRLFDVPRG, encoded by the coding sequence ATGCATGACGGGGGAAACCGGTGGCGGCTTGTCGTGCCCACCGGCGGCGACACGCTGCGGCAGGAACGACTGACCCGCGACCTCTACGAGGCACTGCACGGGGCAGGCGGCATCACAGTCGGGTTCGAGACCGACAAGGAGGCAGTCGAATCCGGCCACAAGGGCGCGGGTGTCACTGATGTGGTGCTGTGGGCCGCGGCAGCGCTTCCGGCCTCCCCCGTGCTGATCACTTTGATCAAGGAATGGTGCGCCAAGGATCGGCATCGCACGGTGAACGTCGTGCACGGGGAGCACTCCATCACGATCACGGGTCGGCCGGACGCAGCGCAGGCGGATGGTCCGCGATTTCCTGAACCAGGTGAGCGCCGGCACGGAAGGCAAGGCCGAATGACGCGGCTGATCCGGCGCAAGGCCTTGCTGATCGGCAACGCACGCTACGACGACGGCCGCTTCCCGCCACTGCCGTCGACCCAGGCGGACATCTGGGCGCTGAACCAGGTCCTGCTGCACCGCAACATCGGCAACTTCGTCTCCGCAACGACCCTGGCTGATCTGACCGCCGACGAGATGCGGCAGGCCATCACCGAGTTCCTCGGAGGCTGCGCGCAGGATGAACTGGCTGTCCTGTACGTGTCCGGGCACGGCGATCGGGTGAGCCACATGGGGGGCGAGTTCTTCTTCGTCGCCACGGACACCGACTTCGACCGCGTCGCTGACACCGGAGTGGGCGCCGGCTTCGTCAACGAATTGCTCGAGCAGTCGTGGGCGTCGCAGAAGGTTGTCATGATCGACTGCTGTCAGAGCGGCGGTTTCGCCGTGGGCCTGCGCACGTCCGACAGTCAGCCCCGATCGGTGGCGAAGTCCGGTGAGGAATCCCCGCTCACCAGCCGCGGCGTCTTCGTGCTGTCCTCGTCCCGCGCGGGCGAGCCCTCGTACGCCGCGGTGGCGAGCGCCGAGGACCTCAAGCCGTCCGACTTCACGGGTGAGCTGGTCGAAGCCCTGCGCACCGGGAAGGTCGGCAAGGACGGCAGCGGCGACGTGTCGATGAGCGACCTGTTCGACTACGTCAACCGACGCATGCGAAACCGCGGAGCACGCCAGGTCCCGGTTCATTCGACGCTCGGTGTCGATGACCGCATCATCATCGCCAGCTGTCCGCTCGGCAGCGCCCCGATCCTCGCTCCGCTGAGCCACAGGCCTGCGGCCGAGCCGAAGCCAGCAGCACACTCCCCTGACAGGCAACCGTCCTGGGCCGGCCTGCTGGACTACTACCGGGACTGCCTGCTCGCCGACGGCACCGAGACACCGCTGATGCCCGTGGCAGCCCGCGGCACGGCTTACGTCTGCCTCGGGGGCTCCGAGCGCCTCCTGAGCGGCGAGGTGGACGAGGACGACTGCACCGCCCTGCCCGCGGGGGCAGTTCCGCTCGTCGAAACGGCGGCCGCGCAGGACGCGGAGCTCTGGGCGGGGTACCCGGCGGTGGTCCTCACCGGGCCGCGCGGCGGGCAGCCGTGGCGCCACCCGAAGTTCGCGCCACTCCTCGTGCGCCGCGTCGAGGTCGCCGACACGGGCGGCGAGATCCGACTGCAGCCCTACGGCCCGGTCCATCCCCATCCACGTCTGGCCGAGATCTGGTTGGGAGAGGAGGAAGCCGCGCAGCTGACCGAGACGTACCAGTCGAGTTGGTACGGCGGCCAGCACGACCGCATGGCGGTCGAAGCGCGCAACCTCCTCATGCACGAGTTCGAACTGCCCTGCGTACAGGAGCTTCGCCCCGACAACCTCGATGACCACATCGACGTCCGCACGCCCGGTCACGGCGCTCGCAATGTCGCGGTGCTCTTCCTGGCGCCTCGCAACAACAGGGCGACCAAGAAGCTCATCGACGACTTCGGCGACATCGGGAGGCAGGCCGCACACATCCGGTCGACAGCGCTATCCGTGCTCTCCCCCGATCCGGCAGAACGGACCCAGGCCCTCGCGCACACCGATCCGCCGCCCGCACGTCCCGTCACCCCGCTCGCCAGCAACGAGGCGCAGAACGAGGTCATCTTCTCGGCCATGACCCGCCGCCTCACCGTGGCAACCGGCCCGCCCGGCACCGGCAAGAGCCAACTCGTGGCGAACATCGTCGCCACCGCGGTTGCGAACGGGCAGACCGTGCTCGTGGCCTCCACCAACAACGCAGCGGTGGACGAGGTCTGGGAACGGTGCGAGAAGCTCGTCCCCGGCAGCGTGGTACGCACCGGCTCCGCCGGGGGCAAGAGGGACTACACCGAGACCGAAGGCGCCGGCCTCCGGGCACTACGCGCGGCACCAGCGCCCACCCACAACGGGCCCACGGCCGTCGCGCGCGTGGATACGACTCGTGGCCAGCTACAACGCATTCACCAGGATTTCGCCCGCGTCGCCGCCGCTGAGCGGGTTCTGCGCCAGACTGGCGAAGCACGGGAGATGCACGCGGCGGCGCTCCACATGCCCGTGCCCGAGCTCATCCGTCACCTGACCGACCCGGATCGGGTGGCCCACAAGGCGAGGCGCCTGGTCCGAGCCCGCGTCCTCGGAGGACTGCGGCGCAGATGGTTCCTGGGTTCGCTCGGGCTTCCCCGGTACGAGGGCGACCTTACCCAGGTATGCCGTGCGCTCGCCGACTTCGCGGCCGCGGAATCCACCTGGCGAGCAGCACACGAGCACGCGGGACATGACCGGGACCGCGAACTCGCCGCCGCACTCGCAAGCGCGCAGATCCACGTCCAGGGGACCTCGCGCGATCTCCTGGAAAGCGTGGTCCGGACGAACGCTCGTAGCGGACGGCAGCGCATCCTCGGTCTGCTGAGCGCACGGGACGGCGACCGCAGCGATTGGTTTGCGGTGAAGGAAGTCCTGGGACGGGGCCGCGGGGCGAGCACTGTGCCCGCGGTCGCGGGCTGGGCCGTCACCTGCCACTCGGCGCGGCGTTTCCCGCCCGAGCCGGCCCTCTTCGATCTCGTGATCGTCGACGAGGCGAGCCAATGCGCGATCCCGCACGTCCTGCCGTTGCTCTTCCGGTCCCGGCGTGCACTGATCATCGGCGACGCCATGCAGCTGCCGCACATCGCGGAGATCAGCCCGGCGAAGGAGGCCGCGATCCGGCGTAAGACCGGACTGCACGCCGACTGGCTGGAGAAATATCGCCTCGCCTTCCGGCGGCATTCGGCATTCCACGCCGCCGAGCGCTCCACCGGCGGAACCCTCCTCCTCGACGAGCACTTCCGTTGCCACCCCACGATCGCCGCCGTCTCCAACGAGCTCTTCTACGACGGCGGGCTCACGGTCCTCACCGACGTCCGCAACCGACCCTCCCTCCCGCTGCGTCCGATCTCCTGGAGCAACGTCGCGGGGCGGGCCATCCGCCCCAGATCCGGCGGATCATGGGTCAATGAGGACGAGATCAGCCGGGTGGACGGCATCGTGGAGAGCTTGGTGAGGCGCCTGCCGGCCGAAGCCACCATCGGGGTGGTCACCCCTTTCAAGGGCCAATCCGAGGCGCTCGGTCACCGCCTCCGCCGACACGACGAGAACCGGGTCCGCATCGGCACCGTCCACACCTTCCAGGGCGGCGAACGCGACGTCATGGTGTTCTCGCTCGTGGCCGGGACCGGAATGCACAAGGGAGCGATCAGCTGGGTCGACCGCCAGCTGAACCTCTGGAACGTCGCCATCACGCGGGCTCGCACGCATCTCATCGTGGTAGGCGACGCAGGGCTGTGGCGTGCACGGGGAGGGGTAGCGGCCACGCTGCTCGAGGCCGCCGGCGGCGGCGGCGGATCCCAAGCCCCACAGGCTAACGGCGACGGTCTGCTGCAGCGTCTCTATCAGACATTGTCCTGGCAGCCGGGCCACACGGTGGCGCTCGGCGAGCAGGTCAACGGCCACCCGGCCGACGCGGTGGTGCGCAACGCCGACGGCGCCACCCTCGCGGTCCTGCTCGACCGAGCTCCGAATCAGGGCACCGATGCGGCACGTCACCTCCGCTTGATGCTGCGCCGCCGCGAACTGCTGGACGGCGGCGATCACGGTAGCGCCGCACTGCGGTACCCGGCATGGCGGCTGTTCGACGTCCCGCGAGGTTGA
- a CDS encoding GNAT family N-acetyltransferase, whose product MTGRWWTYIENDGLLLRTLLPADAEGVLAVHGDPRVYTFDPHERHPDLAHSQKFIAPMVAHWATHGFGYWTVLVPRTWWPSGVPGPEPRDGERVHAGLGGIQHHAIGGEPVLNVYFRLAPGVQGRGIAGRILADCVRVAPNVASGVDIVVRTRPANTAARRVAARGGFVDEGLEPGTTDMQLLRMRAPDPM is encoded by the coding sequence TTGACCGGGCGCTGGTGGACGTACATAGAGAACGACGGGCTGCTCCTGCGCACCCTGCTACCGGCGGACGCGGAAGGCGTGCTCGCCGTCCATGGCGATCCGCGCGTCTACACCTTCGACCCGCACGAGCGGCACCCCGACCTGGCGCACTCGCAGAAGTTCATCGCGCCGATGGTCGCGCACTGGGCGACGCATGGCTTCGGCTACTGGACGGTGCTCGTGCCGCGCACCTGGTGGCCGTCCGGCGTCCCCGGTCCGGAGCCGCGCGACGGCGAGCGCGTGCACGCCGGGCTCGGTGGCATCCAGCACCACGCGATCGGCGGCGAGCCGGTGCTCAACGTGTACTTCCGGCTGGCGCCCGGCGTGCAAGGTCGCGGGATCGCCGGGCGGATCCTCGCCGACTGCGTCCGGGTGGCGCCGAATGTGGCGAGCGGCGTCGACATCGTCGTCCGCACGCGCCCTGCGAACACCGCCGCGCGCCGCGTGGCCGCGCGGGGCGGGTTCGTCGACGAAGGGCTGGAGCCGGGGACGACGGACATGCAGCTGCTCCGCATGCGCGCGCCCGACCCCATGTAG